Proteins encoded together in one Vigna angularis cultivar LongXiaoDou No.4 chromosome 5, ASM1680809v1, whole genome shotgun sequence window:
- the LOC108339269 gene encoding uncharacterized protein LOC108339269: MIFQKVSRATTAKEAWDILQDRYGNSGRVKKVRLQSLLRQYELLSMGEQETIEEYIGRIQVVVNAMWACDKVVKEKKIVEKILRTLTPQYDHIVVAIKESKDLGIMKVEELQNSLEAHEQRLIERRVAEKKAIQSTNQALQARSIQIYKSRGTGRGKRRSHNGRGGQNGGRFTNTFELTKDDNNNEQKEGNYRGRGKYKGRGGRKNVDKRNVQCFTCNKYGHYSSEYWHNENAKKEKSDEANLAKEELESDFDHVLLMSFAMHDRNDDNWRIA, translated from the coding sequence ATGATATTTCAAAAAGTGTCAAGAGCAACAACAGCCAAGGAAGCTTGGGATATATTACAAGATAGATATGGAAATTCAggaagggtgaagaaagtgaGATTACAATCGCTGCTGAGACAATATGAGCTCTTGAGTATGGGAGAGCAAGAAACCATTGAAGAATATATTGGCAGAATTCAGGTGGTTGTTAATGCGATGTGGGCGTGTGATAAAgtggtgaaagaaaaaaagatcgTTGAGAAAATCTTGCGAACTCTTACACCCCAGTACGATCACATTGTGGTGGCGATCAAAGAAAGCAAAGATTTGGGAATTATGAAAGTTGAAGAGCTACAAAATTCTCTTGAAGCTCATGAGCAGCGCCTGATAGAGAGAAGAGTGGCAGAAAAAAAGGCTATACAAAGTACAAATCAGGCACTGCAAGCTAGAAGCATTCAAATCTACAAGAGTCGCGGAACTGGCAGAGGCAAAAGAAGATCACATAATGGTCGTGGTGGTCAAAATGGAGGCAGATTCACTAATACTTTCGAATTGACCAAAGATGACAACAACAACGAACAAAAGGAAGGAAATTATAGAGGAAGAGGAAAGTacaaaggaagaggaggtagAAAGAACGTTGACAAGAGAAATGTACAATGTTTTACGTGTAATAAATATGGCCATTACTCATCTGAGTATTGGCACAATGAAAACGctaagaaagaaaagagtgaTGAGGCGAATCTTGCAAAAGAGGAACTGGAATCGGATTTTGATCACGTTTTGTTGATGAGTTTCGCAATGCATGACAGAAACGATGACAACTGGAGAATTGCATAG